CTCGTCAGTAGGATTACCACACAATTTCTAGTCATTGGTGGCAAGTGCGCTGTTGAGACAACCCTGCAAGCCTCCTTTGTGGGTCAATGCATTGACAGTGCACTATGGAAGATATGCACCTCTGCTTGTATACATGCCTGCCTTTGGTGTTTatataaagaaaaaaaattaaagtttgtTTTCTACTGAATGTTTTCTTGTCCCATAAACCTCATGCTGTATAATTAACATCTTGAATATTTACATGTAATCTAGTCTGTCCTCTAGTACCGCAAAAAGAAAGCAAAAATACAATTCAGAAGTCAATCCTATCGATAATTTTCCTTGTCTAAGCAGGAATATTGCTGAGTCATATTTATCATACTCACATAAAGAAATTCATCGTAACTGATCCAGCCATCATTATCGGTGTCTGTAGCATCAAAACGAGTTTTGCGTACTTCCATTGTGCTCTCGTCCCCTAAACTTTCCAGTACTGCACAGCTAAATACAAAAATAAAGTCCACATGACAGAAGCTGGAcataaattaacttattttattgTTACACAAATAAATATCAATAATGTTGATGAAGTGGGATGGTCAAATCTGAAATTGTATATGTGCTACAAGTAGAAATTGTACAGGGTGAGTCAAAGGTCAGGTTACATAGGAATTTTTCCTATTCTCCACAAAGGTTGCTTTATGTCAATGGAGAAGTTAACAAATAAAACTTGAAGTACTGGAGTGATACAAATCCTCATTAGACAGATCCTTTGAAAATACAGGAAGAGGGGAAGATAATGGTGCAGTGCAGGATGTAGGGACAGCCCATTTTTCATTGAAGGAAGTCTTACCATGGAGGGTCACACTTTCTTGGTGAGGACTTTTTAATAAAGAGCACACAAATGTGCATATAAATTGATCTACTCTTTACTACATTCATGTAAGGTCTTTTCTCTTTTGGTgcacttattgaagtggtatcgttcacatatttttCCCACACAATTTGCACACGCATTCATTGCTTGGTtcgtgatatatctcttttacaCATAGCTTATGATGAAATCCGTGCACAGCTAGCCTGTTGATGGCACTGCGCATGTTCTGATTTGGACCCATCCAGTCTCTACTTGTTATAGCATCTGTCACGTAAAACTCtggccagatttcttctcttttgcttaaccGTAGATTTAGATGAGCAATGGCTTGAGGTGTTGATGGTACAGAAAGATATCTAAGATCCTCGATAAAGACTCCTGAACTAActcataagctagtctagatgAAGATGTCTTAGATATACCTAATATCCTTTTCAGAAAcatagctttcactttttccagGGTAGTAAGGTCTGAAATTGACAATTTGTCCCAAATTAAACCTATGCCGTATGTCAAAATGGGTAGTATCTTTGCATGAAAAGGTTTCATTGCTGAGCCTATTGATAttttggttgaatcttgtatatcttaaattcctcttattgctgctgctgATCTTTCCCTCACATGTATTTTGAACGAAGATCCTGACGTTTGTAGAGTGATGCCGAGGTAGCGAAACTTGTTTACTCTAGTCAAGTCTGCCCCTGCATATGAGGTTCTGTCTGTCGctgctattcttcctccttttctgaaaacCATACAGACTGTCTTGTCTTTCTTAACCTGGAAGTCATTTGTTTCAGCCCATTCCTGTATTCTATCTACTGCGATCTGAAGGTCTTCTCTGTTTCTCGATcctattatcatgtcatctgcataggTGAAGATTTTTTGGCAACCAGTTTAAATTAAGGCGATTACACTATTTTCACACATTAAGTTTGGATGTCCAGTTTTCTGGTACTAAGAGGCTGATAAAGTACTCTTCCTAACTTTTTACAATGCCACGTTCAATTGTTAAAATTCTTCCACGGTTGTCTTTGACGAACTTCTATCAAGCTCTGGTATCTCTTCTTGAAAGAAGTAACCTTTTGATAAATTTCTCAGGTCTCATTACTTCAGAATCTTCATCAGCCTGCTCAATTGTATCATTGATGAACATTCTATTAGCTCTCCTGAGAGTTGTTTGAGTCTTCTTATGTACTTCTTCAAATTGTAGCTTTTCCTAAGTGATGTTTTCTTCTTAACTACGGCAGTTCTTTTTGGCTCTCCCCCCACACTCCCCTGACCCTGTATCAATACCTCAATAGGTTCATTCCTTAACCAGCTCTTCTTGCCAGTCCCTTCACAACTTTATTCACTGCATCCATAACTGTGTTCCAGATTATGGAGTCTATCTGTCTCATGTTCTTCAAGTGTTCCAAAATGGTTGCTAAGTTGAAGTTGAAATTCAGCCTTCTTAGTACGGTCGTCAATTTTTCAACATAGTACCTGACTATTTTCGTTAGACTGCCCATCTCTCTGGCTCTTGATTTCACTTGTAATTGGCCTCTGCCCAGGAAGTGCTTAGTCACTGAATTGAAGAAGCTTTAACTCAAAATATACAGTTAAATACTattagtttaatttgttgttgttgtgatgaTGTTGAAACTCAGAGTTTTCTATTCATGGCATCAATCATGAAAATCAGTCGGTTATTACACAATTTATACTTATTTACTCAATGATACTTAACAGAAACGATTTTGTTTTTACCAAGGTCCTAGAATTATGATGTAAAGAATGAGTCATCCCTCAATGTAGTATGATGTACTGAACTTCTGCAATTTTGTGGTCCTTATTTAATTATCAGGTAATGCGAGGTGAACAAGGATGCAACAGCTCAACAGGATTTTGACCAATCAGAATGTGCCCATAACTCTCACCTTAAACTAAAGTGTGATTCATTGGAAAACTCTGATATTCCTTCTTTGAGTCATGCTATTTGTTGCTCTATCGCATTTTTACAATGTTTTGTTGGCAGTCTTTTGAAATGGTGACAAACTTTCAAGTATTGCACTTTTACTATGTTTTGTCGACAGTCTTTGGAAATGGTAGCAAGCTTTCAAGAAGTACTATACTACAATTAATGGTGATGGTCTGCTGCAGAATACATCGGATAACATGTTACTCTTTGCCAACCTGTTTCAAACTCATATTGATTGTGCGATTGTCATACATATTGAATTGGCACCCTAGATATTTTCAACAGACCACATAACTGCAATATGTTTAACTGAATATCACCCATGTGGCCCCATCTCATTGGCATAGCCACTATAGTTGGACCAATAATATCTATAGACAGTAGTATAAAAGGCAATGGAGGGTTGTACATTTATGTTGAAATTAATAATAGTGAGTAATTTACCACTTAAATTAAAACagctgttgttgatgttgttgctgATGATCTCTCATCCATTCTTCTGAACTACAACCCTTGAAAAGGTCGTCCATGAGGTGTTGAAGCAGAATTCAAAGCAGTGAAcatcaactgccttgcttttgcagatgtaGTGTAGGCTACTGTAATCCTACTGGCAGATGACCTCAACATCACCCATCTCCAAGTtgaaagtccagctccatggctaaatggttagcctttggtcacaggggtcccgggtttgattcccggcagggctgggaattttaaccataattggttaattttgctggcacgggagctaggtttatgtgtcgtcttcatcatcatcatcctcctcctcctcctcctcctcctcgtcacgatgcgcaggtcgcctacgggagccaaatcaaaagacctgcatctggcgagccaaacttgacctcgggcactcccggcactaaaagccatatgccatttcatttttttatttccagGCTGAAACATTAGAACTAGTAGCTGAACCTACAAGTCTCCAAATTTCCTTTGAAAGAACTGAAGTAATGATGTCTGCGCATCATTTCTCAACACCAAACATAGAAATATAGAAAATAAAACATAGCATTAACAAGCATTTTACAgagatcattattttcttttaatgtatCAGAGAAAGAAGCTCAtatatatcaccgggcgagttggccgtgcgcgtagaggcgcgcggctgtgagcttgcatccgggagatagtaggttcgaatcccactatcggcagccctgaagatggttttccgtggtttcccattttcacaccaggcaaatgctggggctgtaccttaattaaggccacggccgcttccttccaactcctaggcctttcctatcccatcgtcgccataagacctatctgtgtcggtgcgacgtaaagcccctagcatatatATCAGGCCAAATACATGGCCTTCACTTCTCTAAGCCCATTTATCAGTCCAGATCAAGCTCAGAGCTCGTCAAATACCACCATTCAACTACAGCAATATCCTGAAGCCAATTAAGTATTATATGCTACCAAGTGCTTGGCTCTCACTCACCATAGTGAGATAGAAATATTCTAAATACAGAAGAGGATATTCCTACAAAAGATTCTCAGCCCAGGTCAAAATTCTGAGGACAAGTATCACTTGTAAATTCAGAGCTGTGCTCTAATTTGAAAAGCTCTCATTTTTTATCAGGCAATGTCATCTTTTTCATGCACTTCTCTCTCAGATGTCTAACACCAAAATATCATGCAAAATTCTTGATCCTTGTGTCTTGGAAATGTACCACTCCATGGATAAGCGCAGGATCTGACtgacttaagaaagaaataagttcAGAATCTTGGCACACAGGGTAATGGACTTTCCTGAAAGAATGAGAAGAACTGGCCCAAAGTGATCTACAGAGCACAGAACAGTTTTCTTCACCAAGAGGAGAACTTGAAACCTAGATAGAAAGGCTGACAAGTACAGTGAGTTTCTTGCATCTGCTGGCCAGCAGGCgcgtccagcttatctgcctcccgttgattcatcacttcccgttacacagcgcagtgacagcacgggaatgcccgcacttcgcagttcaggtccatgcttagaacgtgtattaagtgctgatctgtcgctccaactgttctcgagttgtgaagtgttgcttcggagtataattctcataatgtctctacatgtgtacacggtagaggaaagggtatttatgtacaataatgatgtgaaaacagagtcttgcagggaagtcgttaggtgatttataacacaatttccaggtgtacgccctccacatagagagattgtgcggaaactcgtaaacaaattgagaggaactggttctttactcgataagaagcaaagTGATAAAAACGTGTACTTatcgaggaaaaagtaaatgaaatcacagaaagattagaacatatggCTACAAAGtccctaagatgacttggacaagaagcaggggtttcaaagagctcagcatggagggctacgaaaatgttaaaattgaaactgtacaaggtaactgtagtacgaggacggtttgaaaaatTCTCTGAATCACCGCTAGAaatcagtgctagagcaacgaggttcccgtgcaataatcacacatcctttgtgagtgaacacatggcacgtcagtgctctagctgcaggagtgtggtagtgacgactctttgttgttgttcccgcctagtgatttgtgacaatggaaaaaactgagattcgagcagtgattaaatactttgtaaagaaaattcatgccgactttcataacacactggaggactctgctccttcattttcaactattgccaagtggaccagtgagtttaaTTTGGtagggagagcttggatgatgatccgcatagtggacggccaaaaagtattatgaccccagaatttatcgcaaaagtgcataaaatggtcatggaggatcgttgaatgaaagtgcaggagattgctgaaACTGTAGGGAtatcttctgaacgggtatattatattttaactgaagaattcggtatgaaaaaattatccgcaagatggatgccgtggctcttgacattggacaataaacgcaccagattggaaatatcCGAACAAAGTCTgtcccgttttcagtgcaaccaacaagattttttgtgctggtgactacagatgaaacttgggtccactactataccccagagacaaaacagcagtcaaagtagTGGAAACAGGCTGATTCACCactaccaaagaaagcaaaggcagagcattcggccagaaaggtcatggcctcagttttctgggatgcaaaaggcattctgctgatagattatcttcctactggccaaacaattacggggcaatactatgcaaacctcctagaccaactacaggaaaagatacgcgaaacaaggcctggtttggcaaggaaaaaggtcatctttcatcaggacaacggacaacgctccgccgcacacaagtgttattgccctGGCAAAACGGCAAAACTTCATAAACtcgggtacgaattgttgccacatccaccttattcacctgatttggcactattagactttcatctattccccaagctgaaaattttctacaagggaagaactgacagccaaattggagaggtattttgcaggcctggaggaatctcattttcgagataggatcaaggcattggaacatcgctggaccaaatgcattagtctacagggagacttgttgaaaaataaaagcagttccaccaaggtaagatacttaattctagtacattccgagaaattttcaaaccacctacatacacgaactgcatccacgtgattttcttaactcttattttcttaattttaattgttatctcatgtcatgcacagataaagtgagcaaagtgctgtccttgttgcaaTGCCATGGAGAGGGAAGTGATCAATGGGAgtcagataagctgggcgcgcctgccggtcAATCAGTGAGAGAAATATAAGTGGTCGAAAcgttatatttaaaataataacatCACTGTTGTAGATCAACTTACAAGTCATCCAGACTAAGCATTCCGTTCTGACTATTATCAAACAACAAGAATAGACTGTGAAGATTTGCAATAGTCATTTCATTCCAACCTGTGAATCGCTTCATCACTTTTTGAACACTATATCGTCTATTCTTTTCTTCCATCTGTTTTGTATGTCTTCTCTGGGCCAACAGACGTTCATAAAATGAACTGACAAGTTTGTCATACTCTGTTTTTGGCTCTTTATCTTGAGTTTGATTCTTAGGAAGAGGTTCGCCTGAAACAAAGATTTAAAATAAAAGATTTTCCACCATGGATATTCGGTAAAAGTGCATTTTTTTCTGTTACGAAGTTATTTCCCCACAGTTGGATAccttaaatatttatatatatatatatatatatatatacctcctgATTACTTGTGTGCAGGTTACCCAGTTAGCAGATTATTATTcatgcaacatttaaaaaaaagaatgaacAGTAGTGTACATATATTATTTTCCTCATTTCTAAAATTAGCTTTCAGTAAGTTGAGTTATTAAGAAATGTATCTTGGATGATAGTAATAAACCCCACAGTGCAAGACAATATGGTTCCATATCCATTGTTATCAGCATTAACATCTGCAAAAATTGAATTCAAGTTCAGTTTTCTATTATTCTTCTGCTAGTGGATTAACGTCACACAATTCAGACAAGCTTCTTGGtaatgatgggatgggaaaaggctacgACTAGGaatgaagcagccatggccttaattaaggtactgcacaatcattttccaggtgtgaaaatggaaaacaattgaaaatcatcttcagggactGGGCTAAGTGGTGCAGATAGTAGAAACACTGGCCTTCAGAGCCCAAATTGccaggttcaatcccagctcagtctggtggaatCTGAAGATGCACATATATGCCAGACTCGTGGgcagatttactgccacataaaagaactcctgaaggtcAAAATCCTGGCATCTATGAAAACTGTAGCAGTAGttcgtgggacataaaaacaagtaatattatttttttcttcaGGACTACTGATAATGAGGTTTGATCTTACCATTTCCCTAATGTAAGCAAACAATTACACAGCCCGaacagcacagccaacttgctcagtaagtTTCCTGTTGTTGACTAGTCTCCATCGCAGTGTCCACCAACTGGCTGACATGTGACATCGGAGAGCccgtgtgacgtaagagcgcagagtgGTCAGACGCTTCACTCGTAGAGTAGGACGAAGGGACTGCCTCGCTTTGTAGTAGGCACGTGCTGTGCTGTACATAGTGGTGTTAGTAGTGGTACAGTACACTAAATAAGCATGGATGAACCGAGCACATCACATTGCGACAAGCTAACTATGTCTCTGATTTTTTTATTGTTATGGGAAGAAAACAACTGTTAGTTTCAAAGATGCACCGAAAAAACATATTTAGTTTGTATTAGAAATAAAGTTTCTATATAACTCTTAGGATACTTCATAAAGTTACATT
This window of the Anabrus simplex isolate iqAnaSimp1 chromosome 8, ASM4041472v1, whole genome shotgun sequence genome carries:
- the LOC136879127 gene encoding EF-hand domain-containing protein D1 — protein: MGNKLNGFFKRIFDYPIKRKPICFYRQEDFATTGEPLPKNQTQDKEPKTEYDKLVSSFYERLLAQRRHTKQMEEKNRRYSVQKVMKRFTGWNEMTIANLHSLFLLFDNSQNGMLSLDDFCAVLESLGDESTMEVRKTRFDATDTDNDGWISYDEFLYLVYNFDPPENGEIVGLAKLCFDVAENIRFVSSLSVGEQLEYGLF